From a single Deinococcus humi genomic region:
- a CDS encoding putative quinol monooxygenase has protein sequence MVTLGLLVRLEAKPGKEADVENFLKGGLPLVEQEPATTAWFAIRLGPSTFGIFDVFPDESGREAHLSGRVAAALQENAELFAQAPDIQKLDVVAAKLPGVLAT, from the coding sequence ATGGTAACACTGGGACTGTTGGTCCGGCTGGAGGCCAAGCCTGGAAAAGAGGCGGACGTCGAGAACTTTCTGAAGGGAGGGCTGCCGCTGGTTGAGCAGGAACCGGCGACGACCGCCTGGTTCGCAATCCGCCTGGGACCTTCGACCTTCGGCATCTTCGATGTATTTCCCGACGAGTCAGGGCGGGAAGCGCACCTGTCGGGCCGCGTTGCAGCGGCACTCCAGGAGAACGCCGAACTGTTCGCACAGGCACCCGACATTCAGAAGCTTGATGTCGTGGCGGCCAAGCTCCCCGGGGTTCTGGCAACTTAA
- a CDS encoding transposase: RSGRRGRPRRRPAKLHADKGYDFGRCRQALSRPKIAPRIARRGVESSATLGRHRWRVERTLSWLVAFRKLAVRRERSAASFLALAQLACALIVWRRTGGVLSAPRPESTVVTVCTACPAA, translated from the coding sequence CGCAGTGGACGGCGCGGCCGTCCCCGGCGGCGTCCAGCCAAACTCCACGCCGATAAGGGCTATGACTTTGGCCGGTGTCGTCAGGCGCTAAGCCGCCCCAAGATTGCTCCTCGCATCGCCCGTCGTGGCGTGGAGTCGAGCGCCACCTTGGGGCGGCATCGGTGGCGAGTCGAACGGACCCTGAGCTGGCTCGTGGCGTTCCGCAAGCTCGCTGTCCGGCGGGAACGAAGCGCAGCTTCGTTCCTCGCCCTGGCCCAACTGGCGTGTGCCCTGATCGTCTGGCGCCGAACGGGCGGGGTGCTCAGCGCCCCGCGGCCTGAGTCAACTGTTGTAACTGTGTGTACAGCTTGCCCAGCAGCTTGA
- a CDS encoding transposase has product MARRCARLAWATPRGVVPLGASAIPRAAGPYTELNSSSFSVWDTCVLYRARWPVECTFASIKVRGFDLERTGITQPTRLERLFGLVILAWVSCLRGGVWLHAQVPVKVKAHGRAAMSLVRYGAERLCNALRWMLPESACLIKLLKTPFPMPDVV; this is encoded by the coding sequence GTGGCCCGGCGCTGCGCTCGACTTGCCTGGGCGACTCCCCGCGGAGTCGTCCCCTTGGGCGCGTCCGCAATTCCGCGTGCGGCCGGCCCTTATACGGAGCTGAACTCGTCTTCTTTCAGCGTCTGGGACACCTGCGTTCTGTACCGGGCGCGCTGGCCTGTGGAGTGCACCTTCGCCAGCATCAAAGTGCGCGGCTTTGACCTGGAGCGCACAGGTATCACTCAACCCACTCGGCTGGAACGCCTGTTCGGGCTGGTCATCCTGGCCTGGGTCAGTTGCCTGCGGGGAGGGGTGTGGCTCCACGCACAGGTGCCGGTCAAGGTGAAAGCTCATGGCCGAGCGGCCATGAGTCTCGTGCGCTACGGCGCCGAACGTCTCTGCAATGCGCTGCGCTGGATGTTGCCCGAGTCAGCCTGCTTGATCAAGCTGCTGAAGACTCCATTTCCCATGCCAGACGTGGTTTGA
- a CDS encoding protein rep, with amino-acid sequence MICANGWACPVCSAKIAEKRRGLLEKGLAAHLANGGGVYHMLLTVPHTRKDKPLGLVADLLAAFVRLCSGKYALSVLVPGYVGLVRSLEVTHGDNGWHPHLHVLIFTAAPLYRTSFLQTTSGMGNGVFSSLIKQADSGNIQRSALQRRSAP; translated from the coding sequence ATGATCTGCGCGAATGGCTGGGCGTGCCCGGTCTGCTCGGCCAAGATTGCGGAGAAGCGGCGCGGACTCTTGGAAAAGGGTTTAGCGGCGCATCTGGCGAACGGTGGCGGTGTCTATCACATGCTGCTGACGGTTCCCCACACGCGGAAGGACAAGCCGCTGGGCCTCGTGGCTGACCTGCTGGCGGCCTTCGTCCGGCTCTGCTCAGGGAAATACGCTCTGTCGGTTCTGGTGCCCGGTTACGTCGGTCTGGTGCGCTCGCTGGAGGTCACTCACGGGGATAACGGTTGGCATCCTCACCTGCATGTCCTGATCTTTACTGCTGCCCCTCTGTACCGGACATCTTTCCTTCAAACCACGTCTGGCATGGGAAATGGAGTCTTCAGCAGCTTGATCAAGCAGGCTGACTCGGGCAACATCCAGCGCAGCGCATTGCAGAGACGTTCGGCGCCGTAG